The Halococcus hamelinensis 100A6 genome window below encodes:
- a CDS encoding acyl-CoA dehydrogenase family protein, giving the protein MEYNDSATAADLRQRAHDFMEEVVLPAERAHDGGEVVPHETIADLRESAREYDVYAPQIPEEYGGMGLGLRDVLPLFEEAGRSLLGAPAMRVDAPDEGNMHTLELVGTEAQKDEWLRPLVAGEVNSAFGMTEPAPGGGSDPKMLRTTAERASGRAGDEWVIDGHKWWTTQGSAADVILLMARTDEEAHPYAGCSIILVPTDTEGVEIVRDIPHLGPASSSEGHAEVRFDDVRVPAENLLGEENEGFTIAQQRLGPARLTHCMRFSGMADRALTVAKTYMSDREAFGSSVADKQAQRFAVAEAETQLHAARTMVRDAAEKIARGEEARVEVSMSKVFAARVAQETIDLAVQCCGGAGISRDLPLADFYEAVRAFRIIDGTDEVHKRTIARDAFDEDAVRPEELESLPRFGESAD; this is encoded by the coding sequence ATGGAGTACAACGATTCCGCGACGGCGGCCGACCTCAGGCAGCGCGCCCACGACTTCATGGAGGAGGTCGTCCTGCCCGCCGAACGCGCCCACGACGGGGGCGAGGTCGTGCCGCACGAGACCATCGCCGACCTCCGGGAGTCCGCCCGGGAGTACGACGTCTACGCGCCCCAGATCCCGGAGGAGTACGGAGGAATGGGACTCGGGCTCCGGGACGTGCTGCCGCTCTTCGAGGAGGCGGGGAGAAGCCTGCTCGGCGCGCCCGCGATGCGGGTCGACGCGCCCGACGAGGGCAACATGCACACCCTCGAACTCGTCGGGACGGAGGCCCAGAAGGACGAGTGGCTCCGACCGCTGGTCGCGGGCGAGGTCAACTCCGCGTTCGGGATGACCGAGCCAGCCCCCGGCGGCGGGTCGGACCCGAAGATGCTCCGAACGACGGCCGAACGTGCCAGCGGGCGCGCAGGCGACGAGTGGGTCATCGACGGTCACAAGTGGTGGACCACGCAGGGGAGCGCCGCCGACGTCATCCTCCTGATGGCGCGGACGGACGAGGAGGCCCACCCCTACGCGGGCTGTTCGATCATCCTCGTGCCCACCGACACCGAGGGCGTCGAGATCGTCCGCGACATCCCCCACCTCGGCCCGGCGAGCTCCTCGGAGGGCCACGCCGAGGTCCGGTTCGACGACGTTCGCGTGCCCGCGGAGAACCTGCTCGGCGAGGAGAACGAGGGGTTCACGATCGCCCAGCAGCGCCTCGGGCCCGCACGACTGACCCACTGTATGCGATTCTCGGGGATGGCGGACCGGGCGCTCACGGTGGCGAAGACCTACATGAGCGACCGCGAGGCGTTCGGGTCGTCGGTCGCGGACAAGCAGGCCCAGCGCTTCGCCGTCGCGGAGGCCGAAACCCAGCTCCACGCCGCCCGGACGATGGTCCGGGACGCCGCCGAGAAGATCGCGCGGGGTGAGGAGGCCCGCGTCGAGGTCTCGATGAGCAAGGTCTTCGCCGCGCGCGTCGCCCAGGAGACCATCGATCTGGCAGTGCAGTGTTGTGGCGGAGCCGGGATCAGTCGGGACCTGCCGCTCGCCGACTTCTACGAAGCGGTGCGTGCCTTCCGGATCATCGACGGCACGGACGAGGTCCACAAGCGCACCATCGCGCGCGACGCGTTCGACGAGGACGCCGTTCGTCCCGAGGAACTCGAATCGTTGCCGCGGTTCGGGGAGTCCGCCGACTGA
- a CDS encoding lamin tail domain-containing protein, which produces PTTRLPSTTRTPSRPPTATAAGNGSGSRALALASVDAANETVLLRNAGQRRVNLDGYAVDFDDGQRYALPPYSLGAGANVTVHTGRGDDTRGDLYAGFLYPVINDGGDTVLVEAPNGRIVAAERVGGN; this is translated from the coding sequence ACCGACGACGAGGCTCCCGTCGACGACACGAACCCCGTCGCGGCCCCCGACGGCGACCGCAGCGGGGAACGGGTCAGGATCGAGGGCGCTCGCGCTCGCGTCGGTCGATGCCGCGAACGAGACCGTCCTGCTTCGCAACGCGGGCCAGCGGCGGGTGAACCTCGATGGCTACGCGGTGGACTTCGACGACGGCCAGCGCTACGCCCTGCCGCCCTACTCCCTCGGAGCGGGAGCGAACGTCACGGTTCACACCGGCCGGGGCGACGACACCCGCGGCGACCTCTACGCCGGCTTCCTCTATCCGGTGATCAACGACGGCGGCGACACGGTGCTGGTCGAGGCTCCGAACGGGCGGATCGTCGCCGCCGAACGGGTGGGCGGGAACTGA
- a CDS encoding 3-hydroxyacyl-CoA dehydrogenase produces the protein METDDISQVAVLGAGNMGHGITEVVAMAGYDVVMRDIEDEFVDSGYENIEWSLGKLADGGKIDDPDAVLDRIETTTDLETAVDDADVVIEVAPERMALKKEIYTELDELAPEYAILASNTSSLSITEIASATDREDQVVGTHFFNPPVKMGLVEVIYGEHTADETAEVAYGFAESLGKTPIYVRKDVQGFVVNSVLGPFMTEPAWMVSNDEATVKEADAAMVHQRGYPMGPFELADLTGIDIGYSVREEAGITNPPFIEAKVEAGDLGRKTGKGYYDYEEGDGPDYAEGDGEGFDTLRVEARMVNEAAKLIGGEVATPDAVDTGMRLGAGFSEGPCRRADREGLDSMLDKLETLHEETGEERFQPADYLRALVEDGHTGVEAGAGFYEYDEHGEPVEGR, from the coding sequence ATGGAAACCGACGACATCAGCCAGGTGGCGGTGCTCGGCGCGGGCAACATGGGCCACGGCATCACCGAGGTGGTCGCGATGGCGGGTTACGACGTGGTGATGCGCGACATCGAGGACGAGTTCGTCGACTCGGGCTACGAGAACATCGAGTGGAGCCTCGGAAAGCTCGCCGACGGGGGAAAGATCGACGACCCCGACGCGGTGCTCGACCGGATCGAGACCACCACCGACCTCGAAACCGCGGTCGACGACGCGGACGTCGTGATCGAGGTCGCGCCCGAACGGATGGCGCTCAAAAAGGAGATCTATACAGAACTCGACGAGCTCGCGCCCGAGTACGCGATCCTCGCTTCCAACACCTCCTCGCTCTCGATCACCGAGATCGCGAGCGCGACCGACCGGGAGGACCAGGTCGTCGGCACTCACTTCTTCAACCCCCCCGTGAAGATGGGGCTGGTCGAAGTCATCTACGGCGAGCACACCGCGGACGAGACCGCCGAGGTCGCCTACGGGTTCGCGGAGTCGCTCGGCAAGACGCCGATCTACGTTCGCAAGGACGTCCAGGGCTTCGTGGTCAACTCGGTGCTCGGCCCGTTCATGACCGAACCCGCGTGGATGGTCTCGAACGACGAGGCCACAGTGAAAGAAGCCGACGCCGCGATGGTCCACCAGCGTGGCTATCCGATGGGGCCGTTCGAGCTCGCCGACCTGACGGGGATCGACATCGGCTACTCGGTCCGCGAGGAGGCGGGCATCACCAACCCGCCGTTCATCGAGGCGAAGGTCGAGGCCGGCGACCTCGGTCGGAAGACCGGGAAGGGCTACTACGACTACGAAGAGGGCGACGGCCCGGACTACGCGGAGGGCGACGGTGAGGGGTTCGATACCCTCCGGGTGGAGGCCCGGATGGTGAACGAGGCCGCGAAACTCATCGGAGGGGAGGTAGCGACGCCCGACGCGGTCGACACCGGGATGCGCCTCGGCGCGGGCTTCTCGGAGGGCCCGTGCCGCCGGGCCGACCGCGAGGGGCTCGATTCGATGCTCGACAAACTCGAAACCCTCCACGAGGAAACCGGCGAGGAGCGCTTCCAACCCGCCGACTACCTCCGAGCACTCGTCGAGGACGGTCACACCGGCGTCGAGGCGGGCGCGGGCTTCTACGAGTACGACGAGCACGGCGAACCGGTCGAGGGACGATGA
- a CDS encoding universal stress protein: MTKRVLVPFDDSRQARSALDHALAEYPDDEITAIHVLDPAEWGYDSAEGGLGKRWHDEAIEKSEAVEGAATEMADERGVDITTVVEDGVPSETVVEYADEHDIDHIVVGSHGRSGATRLLLGSVAEAIARNTSLPVTIVG; the protein is encoded by the coding sequence GTGACGAAACGTGTTCTCGTGCCGTTCGACGATTCGAGGCAGGCACGCAGCGCGCTCGACCACGCGCTCGCCGAGTATCCGGACGACGAGATCACCGCGATCCACGTTCTCGACCCCGCCGAGTGGGGCTACGACTCGGCCGAGGGCGGCCTCGGGAAGCGCTGGCACGACGAGGCGATCGAGAAGAGCGAGGCGGTCGAGGGGGCGGCGACCGAGATGGCCGACGAACGGGGGGTCGACATCACCACCGTCGTCGAGGACGGCGTCCCGAGCGAGACCGTCGTCGAGTACGCGGACGAACACGACATCGACCACATCGTGGTCGGCAGCCACGGCCGCTCGGGCGCGACACGCCTCCTGCTCGGCAGCGTCGCCGAGGCGATCGCTCGAAACACCTCGCTCCCCGTGACGATCGTCGGCTGA
- a CDS encoding amphi-Trp domain-containing protein, with translation MEETLFEIEEPRSRAEIARVLGAAAAELAGDGPVTLESDGQSVTVQPPERPTFEVEVEREVEDDATETSIEFEIEWGETGDETRPEADAEEAVDVAPRPPESLARFEVFRDRADEHRWRLVHRNGNIIATSGEGYTTKANALKGARSVMRNAPGAEFVSK, from the coding sequence ATGGAGGAAACCCTTTTCGAGATCGAGGAGCCCCGAAGCCGCGCCGAGATCGCCCGCGTCCTCGGTGCGGCGGCGGCTGAACTCGCCGGCGACGGCCCGGTGACGCTGGAGTCCGACGGCCAGTCCGTCACCGTCCAGCCGCCGGAGCGCCCGACCTTCGAGGTCGAGGTCGAACGCGAGGTCGAGGACGACGCCACCGAGACCAGCATCGAGTTCGAGATCGAGTGGGGGGAGACGGGCGACGAAACCCGGCCCGAAGCGGACGCCGAAGAAGCCGTCGACGTCGCGCCACGCCCCCCGGAAAGCCTCGCGCGGTTCGAGGTCTTCCGCGACCGGGCCGACGAGCACCGCTGGCGGCTGGTCCATCGCAACGGCAACATCATCGCCACCAGCGGCGAGGGCTACACGACGAAAGCGAACGCACTGAAGGGCGCACGGAGCGTGATGCGGAACGCGCCGGGCGCGGAGTTCGTCTCGAAGTAA
- a CDS encoding MaoC/PaaZ C-terminal domain-containing protein, with product MTTFESLSVGDTYETARRTVTEADVTNFAGVSGDFNHHHTDAERMAGTEYGERIVHGAFVFSAMTGLLWQSRSPAERDDVIAFYGVDSLRFTAPTSIGDTIHVAVEVLEKTEREHPRASGTIRYGVTVETAEGETVLACELLSLVR from the coding sequence GTGACGACCTTCGAGTCGCTCTCGGTCGGCGACACCTACGAGACGGCGCGGCGGACGGTCACGGAAGCCGATGTGACGAACTTCGCGGGCGTGAGCGGCGACTTCAACCACCACCACACCGACGCCGAGCGGATGGCGGGGACCGAGTACGGCGAGCGGATCGTCCACGGCGCGTTCGTCTTCTCGGCGATGACGGGGCTGCTCTGGCAGTCCCGGAGCCCGGCCGAACGCGACGACGTCATCGCCTTCTACGGGGTGGACTCGTTGCGGTTCACCGCTCCGACCTCCATCGGCGATACGATCCACGTCGCGGTCGAGGTGCTCGAGAAGACCGAGCGCGAGCACCCGCGTGCGAGCGGGACGATCCGCTACGGTGTGACGGTCGAGACGGCCGAGGGCGAGACCGTGCTCGCGTGCGAACTCCTCTCGCTGGTTCGGTAG
- a CDS encoding phosphate signaling complex PhoU family protein, translating to METRKVQRLGPSTLAMTLPAEWARAHSVEKGDEVSLRTGGKGTLTVLPESAEAEESQATIHAENMDATAVERAIVAQYVLGRRVIHVEVAEGTLDSEHINAVYNAETQLMGLGVIEETPERIAIRCSVDAEDFTLDNLLERLESTGATMRDEAIQALALGNPDFAERALNRERQANKIFVLLLRLIFTAYQNPNLARSVGLDDGFPLIGYRSIAKNLELTADNAEDIAEIALEAPDHTLEIDDPTMRRIREFTDQVDEISELAVRAAVERDFELTLTVRERFAEINDVEGEILADLPEMNNEALLRVRDVLVSLAQTAQYAVRNAEIATNLALNEESVHTTIT from the coding sequence GTGGAAACCCGAAAGGTTCAGCGGTTGGGGCCGTCGACGTTGGCGATGACCCTCCCGGCGGAGTGGGCCCGCGCCCACAGCGTCGAGAAGGGCGACGAGGTATCGCTCCGCACCGGGGGAAAGGGCACCCTGACGGTGCTCCCCGAGTCGGCCGAGGCCGAGGAGTCCCAGGCGACGATCCACGCCGAGAACATGGACGCGACCGCGGTCGAGCGCGCGATCGTCGCCCAGTACGTCCTCGGCCGGCGGGTGATCCACGTCGAGGTCGCCGAGGGGACCCTCGACTCCGAGCACATCAACGCGGTCTACAACGCCGAAACCCAGCTCATGGGCCTCGGCGTGATCGAGGAGACCCCCGAACGGATCGCGATCCGGTGTTCGGTCGACGCCGAGGACTTCACGCTCGACAACCTCCTCGAACGGCTCGAATCCACGGGCGCGACGATGCGCGACGAGGCGATCCAGGCGCTGGCGCTCGGCAACCCCGACTTCGCCGAGCGCGCGCTCAACCGCGAGCGCCAGGCCAACAAGATATTCGTCCTCCTCCTGCGGCTGATCTTCACCGCCTACCAGAACCCCAACCTCGCCCGCTCGGTCGGTCTCGACGACGGCTTCCCGCTCATCGGCTACCGCTCGATCGCGAAGAACCTCGAACTCACCGCCGACAACGCCGAGGACATCGCCGAGATCGCGCTCGAAGCCCCCGACCACACCCTCGAGATCGACGACCCGACGATGCGACGGATCCGGGAGTTCACCGACCAGGTCGACGAGATCTCCGAACTCGCCGTCCGGGCGGCGGTCGAACGGGACTTCGAGCTCACGCTCACGGTCCGCGAACGCTTCGCCGAGATCAACGACGTCGAGGGCGAGATCCTCGCGGACCTCCCCGAGATGAACAACGAGGCGCTGTTGCGGGTGCGCGACGTGCTCGTCAGCCTCGCCCAAACCGCGCAGTACGCCGTCCGCAACGCCGAGATCGCGACGAACCTCGCGCTCAACGAGGAGTCGGTCCACACGACGATCACGTAA
- a CDS encoding PaaI family thioesterase encodes MTGLSADQRAGFESVVDEHGLFSWLGIELEAVEDGRVVLRVPYDEKFANLVAGGEGNVHGGVTATLVDTASGFALRSTFEDPAAARLTTTDLDVSYLRPATDDLTVEAEVLRAGGSMGVTDATVSSTAPNGERKDVAVGRTSYRLFRGSG; translated from the coding sequence ATGACCGGCCTCTCGGCCGACCAGCGGGCGGGGTTCGAGTCGGTCGTCGACGAGCACGGCCTCTTCTCGTGGCTCGGGATCGAACTCGAAGCCGTCGAGGACGGCCGCGTGGTGCTCCGGGTGCCCTACGACGAGAAGTTCGCGAACCTCGTGGCCGGCGGCGAGGGCAACGTCCACGGCGGCGTCACCGCCACCCTCGTCGACACCGCGAGCGGCTTCGCGCTCCGTTCGACCTTCGAGGACCCCGCGGCGGCGCGGCTCACCACCACCGACCTCGACGTCTCGTATCTCCGTCCGGCGACCGACGACCTCACGGTCGAGGCCGAGGTGCTCCGGGCCGGCGGGTCGATGGGCGTCACCGACGCGACGGTCTCCAGCACCGCGCCGAACGGCGAGCGAAAGGACGTCGCGGTCGGCCGGACGAGCTACCGGCTGTTCCGGGGGTCCGGGTGA
- a CDS encoding SIR2 family NAD-dependent protein deacylase, which yields MDDDLRFAAQAIREAECAVAMTGAGVSTGSGIPDFRGENGLWKTHDPADFHRSRFEANPGDFWRDRLEIDAARHGEHVAPNPAHEALADLETRGTLDALITQNIDGLHTKAGSEHVIELHGSSERVVCDDCGRRLAAAPVRERVRGGETPPRCAECGGVLKPDVVLFGEQLPQAALFESHALAESADVFLVVGSSLSVEPAASLPGTAADQGATMVVVNLDRTRLSGRAEYDFRADAADLLPRLAAAVNGGATARDPARS from the coding sequence ATGGACGACGACCTCCGATTCGCCGCACAGGCCATCCGCGAGGCCGAGTGCGCGGTCGCGATGACCGGGGCGGGGGTGAGCACCGGTTCGGGGATCCCGGATTTTCGGGGCGAGAACGGGCTCTGGAAGACCCACGACCCCGCCGACTTCCACCGCTCGCGGTTCGAGGCGAATCCAGGGGACTTCTGGCGCGACCGGCTCGAAATCGATGCCGCCCGCCACGGCGAGCACGTCGCACCGAACCCCGCTCACGAGGCGCTCGCCGACCTCGAAACCCGAGGGACGCTCGATGCGCTGATCACCCAGAACATCGACGGTCTCCACACGAAGGCGGGCTCCGAGCACGTCATCGAACTCCACGGCTCGAGCGAACGCGTCGTCTGTGACGACTGCGGGCGGCGGCTCGCGGCGGCCCCGGTTCGCGAGCGGGTCCGCGGTGGGGAAACGCCGCCCCGCTGTGCGGAGTGTGGCGGGGTGCTCAAACCCGACGTGGTGCTGTTCGGCGAGCAGCTCCCCCAGGCGGCGTTGTTCGAATCCCACGCGCTCGCCGAGAGTGCCGACGTCTTTCTCGTCGTGGGGTCGTCGCTCTCGGTCGAGCCCGCGGCGTCGCTGCCCGGAACGGCCGCCGACCAGGGCGCGACGATGGTGGTCGTGAACCTCGACCGGACCCGGCTCTCCGGTCGCGCCGAGTACGACTTCCGGGCCGACGCCGCCGACCTCCTCCCGCGACTGGCGGCGGCGGTCAACGGCGGGGCGACAGCGCGGGATCCCGCCCGGTCGTAG
- a CDS encoding phosphotransferase family protein, giving the protein MSDEYFSRIVDEESLAGYFESELGPVEAYDISHHQEGHSNETLFVEWGDRDLVVRRPPPGEVADTAHDVLREYHVMDALQDSQVRVPPTVLASEDHSILGCDFYVMERVAGDVLRDDEPERFAAPDHRKRVGEELVDGLAEIHAVDYEAVGLGEFGYPGGFTERQVKRWSEQLTWAFDVTSAEREVPELYDVMEWLTENTPKAPEHTLVQGDYKLDNVMFGPDTPPEVVAVFDWELSTLGNPLVDLGWMLSYWWDGKDPAPPDATDSLNATFMTREGYPTRQELVERYEAKTGIEYENDRFYRALAVYKLAGLGEMFFRRYLEGNADDPLYPEMEAGVPELAERAVRIIEGDEPL; this is encoded by the coding sequence ATGAGTGACGAGTACTTCTCGCGGATCGTCGACGAGGAATCCCTCGCGGGCTACTTCGAATCGGAACTGGGACCGGTCGAGGCGTACGACATCAGCCACCACCAGGAGGGGCACTCGAACGAGACCCTGTTCGTGGAGTGGGGCGACCGCGACCTCGTGGTCCGCCGCCCGCCGCCGGGCGAGGTCGCCGACACCGCTCACGACGTCCTCCGGGAGTATCACGTGATGGACGCGCTCCAGGACTCCCAGGTTCGAGTCCCGCCGACGGTGCTCGCCAGCGAGGACCACTCGATCCTGGGGTGTGACTTCTACGTGATGGAGCGCGTCGCGGGCGACGTGCTCCGGGACGACGAACCCGAACGCTTCGCCGCGCCCGACCATCGAAAGCGAGTGGGCGAGGAGCTCGTCGACGGGCTCGCCGAGATCCACGCCGTCGACTACGAGGCAGTGGGACTCGGCGAGTTCGGCTATCCCGGCGGGTTCACCGAGCGCCAGGTGAAGCGGTGGTCCGAGCAGTTGACGTGGGCGTTCGACGTCACGAGCGCGGAGCGCGAGGTGCCCGAACTCTACGACGTGATGGAGTGGCTCACGGAGAACACCCCGAAGGCCCCCGAACACACCCTCGTGCAGGGTGACTACAAGCTCGACAACGTGATGTTCGGGCCGGACACGCCCCCGGAGGTCGTCGCGGTGTTCGACTGGGAGCTGAGCACCCTCGGCAACCCGCTCGTGGATCTGGGATGGATGCTGTCGTACTGGTGGGACGGGAAGGACCCTGCACCACCCGACGCGACCGACTCGCTCAACGCGACGTTCATGACCCGCGAGGGCTACCCCACCCGGCAGGAACTCGTCGAACGCTACGAGGCGAAGACCGGGATCGAGTACGAGAACGACCGCTTCTACCGTGCGCTCGCGGTCTACAAGCTCGCGGGACTCGGCGAGATGTTCTTCCGGCGCTACCTGGAGGGCAACGCCGACGACCCGCTCTACCCCGAGATGGAGGCCGGGGTCCCGGAGCTCGCCGAACGCGCGGTCCGGATCATCGAGGGCGACGAACCGCTGTAG
- a CDS encoding glutaredoxin family protein, with amino-acid sequence MTVTLYRLEGCPHCEQVVDRLDELEIEFESEWVEALHSKRDEVKRVSGQRDVPVLVDDERGITMGESDRIVEYLDTSYAAA; translated from the coding sequence ATGACGGTCACGCTCTACCGCCTCGAAGGCTGCCCGCACTGCGAACAGGTCGTCGACCGACTCGACGAGCTGGAGATCGAGTTCGAGAGCGAGTGGGTCGAGGCGCTCCACTCGAAGCGCGACGAGGTCAAGCGCGTCTCGGGCCAGCGCGACGTCCCGGTACTGGTCGACGACGAGCGCGGCATCACGATGGGCGAGTCCGACCGCATCGTCGAGTACCTCGACACCTCCTACGCCGCGGCCTGA
- a CDS encoding CPBP family intramembrane glutamic endopeptidase — protein MMDSLSNSRLRAVSIAVVLAAISSLISATQPVVLRSVVGPLITESSLSPVSLVVNFLYNYGLALVVGILLLYLSGRGVAYFDVRPLTRRGVGYAVAGVLIRLVAEVGIEIANSLFGLTTSGSDSVALILSGGTATIAAGFLLIVFFAVPAEELFYRNIIQKRLEEGFPSSVAVVLAATLFALSHVPTYYSSNPILMASPFASNLVGGLVYGSVYARTKNIAPAVLAHALYNTIGFGLAVV, from the coding sequence ATGATGGATAGTCTCTCTAACTCGCGTCTCCGTGCCGTCTCCATTGCCGTAGTTCTTGCCGCAATTTCGAGTCTTATCAGTGCTACTCAACCGGTGGTCCTTCGCTCCGTGGTTGGTCCACTGATCACCGAGTCTAGCCTGTCTCCCGTCTCGCTTGTAGTGAACTTCCTGTACAACTACGGACTAGCGCTCGTTGTGGGGATTCTGCTTCTGTATCTCTCCGGCAGAGGAGTCGCCTATTTCGACGTGAGACCACTGACGAGACGAGGTGTTGGTTACGCCGTAGCGGGTGTTCTGATACGTCTCGTTGCGGAGGTCGGCATTGAGATCGCCAATTCCCTGTTCGGTCTCACAACCTCAGGGAGCGACAGTGTCGCCCTGATTCTGTCCGGAGGCACCGCAACCATCGCAGCGGGATTTCTACTGATCGTCTTCTTCGCCGTGCCCGCTGAGGAGTTGTTCTACCGGAATATCATCCAAAAACGGCTCGAAGAAGGCTTTCCGAGTTCAGTAGCCGTCGTTCTCGCGGCTACGTTGTTCGCGCTCTCACACGTACCAACGTACTACAGTTCGAATCCGATACTGATGGCCAGTCCGTTTGCAAGCAACCTCGTTGGAGGTCTCGTGTACGGTTCGGTCTACGCTCGAACGAAGAACATCGCTCCTGCGGTGCTCGCTCATGCGCTCTACAACACGATCGGGTTCGGATTAGCCGTGGTCTGA
- a CDS encoding CaiB/BaiF CoA transferase family protein has product MRLDGVRVLDLTRYLPGPYATQLLADAGADVIKIEDPTGDPARHLGFEPDSADGTLFDAVNRGKRSVALDLKSEAGTVAFLDLARDADVVIEGFRPGVADRLGVGYEAVSEEVPDVVYCSLSGYGATGPYETRAGHDLNYVAFAGLLDTNRASESEAPRIPGLQVGDMTGGLFAAFSITGALCSRALGNTGGEHLDVAITDVLLSVSQSLAPAAFGDEPPRPGETALAGALPWYGVYETADGEYLSLAALEPVFWERFCETVDRPDLAECHGTDDEPTRAALREELDALFADRTREEWEGLFAETDATVEPVRTLGEALSHPQTASRGLVERGSGPARIGFPARSSAPAEPGAGVPGHGEHTASVLREAGYGDGDLDRLREADAAVFGD; this is encoded by the coding sequence ATGCGACTCGACGGCGTTCGCGTTCTCGACCTCACGCGCTACCTCCCCGGTCCCTACGCGACCCAGCTCCTCGCCGACGCCGGGGCCGACGTCATCAAGATCGAAGACCCCACGGGCGACCCGGCCCGCCACCTCGGCTTCGAACCCGACTCGGCCGACGGAACGCTGTTCGACGCGGTCAACCGGGGCAAGCGAAGCGTCGCGCTCGACCTGAAGAGCGAGGCCGGGACGGTGGCGTTCCTCGACCTCGCACGCGATGCCGACGTGGTCATCGAGGGCTTTCGACCGGGCGTCGCCGACCGTCTGGGGGTCGGCTACGAGGCAGTCAGCGAAGAAGTACCGGATGTCGTCTACTGCTCGCTGTCGGGCTACGGCGCGACCGGGCCCTACGAGACCCGTGCTGGCCACGACCTCAACTACGTCGCGTTCGCGGGGTTGCTCGATACGAACCGCGCGAGCGAGTCCGAAGCCCCGCGGATCCCCGGCCTCCAGGTCGGCGATATGACCGGTGGGCTGTTCGCCGCCTTCTCGATCACCGGCGCGCTCTGTTCGCGCGCGCTCGGCAACACCGGCGGCGAGCACCTCGATGTCGCCATCACCGACGTACTGCTCTCGGTCTCGCAGTCGCTCGCGCCGGCCGCCTTCGGGGACGAACCCCCGCGACCGGGCGAGACCGCGCTCGCGGGCGCACTCCCGTGGTACGGGGTGTACGAGACCGCCGACGGGGAGTACCTCAGTCTCGCGGCGCTCGAACCCGTCTTCTGGGAGCGATTCTGCGAGACCGTCGACCGACCCGACCTCGCGGAGTGTCATGGAACCGACGACGAGCCCACGCGGGCGGCGCTCCGCGAGGAACTCGACGCTCTGTTCGCCGACCGAACCCGCGAGGAGTGGGAGGGGCTGTTCGCGGAGACGGACGCCACCGTCGAACCCGTTCGAACCCTCGGCGAGGCGCTCTCCCACCCCCAGACCGCCTCACGCGGGCTCGTCGAACGGGGTTCGGGACCGGCACGGATCGGGTTTCCGGCGCGGTCGTCCGCCCCCGCCGAACCCGGAGCGGGCGTTCCGGGCCACGGCGAGCACACGGCGTCGGTGCTCCGCGAGGCCGGCTACGGGGACGGCGATCTCGACCGACTTCGGGAGGCGGATGCGGCAGTGTTCGGCGACTGA